Proteins encoded together in one Methanorbis furvi window:
- a CDS encoding ferritin family protein, with product MPEFGNPFAGQKFDRKLTDAELVRAIRFMVAAEYEAIQLYQQLAESTDNKLAIEVLEDIADEERVHAGEFLRLLHELAPDEAKFYKEGADEVEEEIGKMKKRK from the coding sequence ATGCCAGAATTTGGAAATCCATTCGCAGGCCAGAAATTTGATCGCAAACTCACTGATGCAGAACTTGTCCGCGCCATCCGCTTCATGGTCGCAGCAGAATACGAAGCAATCCAGCTGTATCAGCAGCTTGCCGAATCAACCGATAACAAACTCGCAATCGAAGTTCTCGAAGACATCGCCGACGAGGAACGCGTACATGCAGGCGAGTTCCTCCGCCTCCTTCACGAACTTGCCCCTGATGAGGCAAAGTTCTACAAAGAAGGAGCTGACGAGGTCGAAGAAGAGATTGGAAAAATGAAGAAGCGCAAATAA